A window of Magnolia sinica isolate HGM2019 chromosome 13, MsV1, whole genome shotgun sequence genomic DNA:
TCTAAGGGCTGTAATGTAAAAGTCCACTTAAGATAGCTGGGGATTGGAATAGCACTCCTAGTAGGCAAGAATTATTATTTGGACCTAACAAGCTGAAGTTTATCTTTACTGAAAGATTATATGATCCACTCTAATGGAAGCAACGTAAAATTGTTCCCAAAAGAAGCAAGTTCCCATGTTGTAACCTGCCTCATCATTGCATCAACCTGATTTTGTATACTCTCTTCTTCCTAGTGACTCACACTACATAGACTTTATTAGGGGCTCTAACGTGGGATACATATCCTCTAGGCCCACGCACAAGCCTATGATTGGCATTTGatccccattgttccatgtgATGTGACGCATCTAAGTCATAGTTGTAAGCTAATTTTTAGCCTACGGCTTCATATCAAAGGGCATAACCTAATAATCAGAGAATAgatttttacatatacaacatggagGAGTACTCCACCAATTACTTGGGAAGCAGTGGGTTAATTAAATACGTAGCACAGAGGTCCACTAGTAGTGTAAACCATCTGTTTTAATCCCACACCCCGATGCATGAAGATTGTAATCATTGCCATGCATCTTTTATGGAAAGGAGAAAATGAGtgttttataatttaaaaaaaaaagaaagaaaaaaaacatataGGAATGATATGGTCACTGTTTCCAAATGTTTGGAACCGTAAATCGCTAGTAAGAATAAACATATAGGAATGATATGGTCAGATGATTATGATAAGATAATCTGATCAATCGACGGTTATGATTGGCGTCCTACATGAAACTAAAACATGTTCCTGCAATACGATGCCAATCACTCTATTTTGTTTTCCAGCTTTGGAGCATCTGACCATAATTTTCCTTATAGAAACAAGACTAGTAGATATAGTAAGACCTGCATCTATTACCTTGAGAGCCTCCCAACATCTGAAGAGCATTAACAAATCTACGGTGCAGATCTGGTGACCAACACCTCCTTGCTTTCCTTTGAGTCTGTGATGTGGCCGCCTGACCCTCGGCGGTATTCGTCGTTCCTCTTCCATGCTCTATCGTTGCACTGCCGGCACCCTTGTTGCAGTTTTCTCTCCTTGGGCATGACATTACATTCCCAGATTCTAAGCATTTCTTCTCTTCATTATCTTTGTCGATAGAAGCGAGTGCTAAATCGGGAAGAGCTGGTATGGTGGAACTAGCACACATGTTCCTTTCTTTTGAGAATGGAAGAAAAGCTCCTCCATTTCTTTGTTTGCTGTCCAAAGCAAGCTTTGGACCATCACTGAAACCATGCTCCATCCCTTTCGGTGATGTGCTCATTGCAGGTTGGTGCTTGCTCCCATCGTTTGCTTGGCTCCAAAGCTGCATAGATGTCAGCCAGTTTGCCTTCTCAGACATGTTCGACGCCTTGTCCGACTCTTCAGAGCTTGGATGTTTAAGAGGCATGAATTCTTCAAGGATGGGTCTCGATCCTTGGTTTGTTTGGTAACTCTCTAGTTGCTGTCTATATGCCTCCATggctgcaaaaaataaaaattcagaaaaaataataaaaattataaacctacacacccacacacacaaacTGCTGCCTATACATGATCTGGTGCAAACGTTCTCAGTATAATTTTACAGTAAGCTAGtgcgggccccaccgtgatgtgttcatAAACAAATGGTGCGAACAATATCTGTGGTTCCTCACCATGACGTGTTTATGACATCCATTTCGATCATCATGCTATCTCTCCCATGTTTGGCCATGGGCTGAAAAATTACACTAATCTATGACTTAGGTGTTTTGCTAACATCGTTAGGTGTTTTAAATGGCACGAGGGGAGACCTACTATCGATTTAAactattcattatatatatatatatatatatatatatatataggagcaagccatggtgaatCACACCGATGGGATGATCCGAAACCTTTGAATGGGGCCGATTTG
This region includes:
- the LOC131224168 gene encoding myb family transcription factor EFM-like gives rise to the protein MGSPSELSLDFKPNSFSLLLKSFGDQPDQTQKMEEVLACLEAERHKIDAFKRELPLCMTLLNDAMEAYRQQLESYQTNQGSRPILEEFMPLKHPSSEESDKASNMSEKANWLTSMQLWSQANDGSKHQPAMSTSPKGMEHGFSDGPKLALDSKQRNGGAFLPFSKERNMCASSTIPALPDLALASIDKDNEEKKCLESGNVMSCPRRENCNKGAGSATIEHGRGTTNTAEGQAATSQTQRKARRCWSPDLHRRFVNALQMLGGSQAIYGSKHLETVTISFLYAITETSKVRDAIEELYNTYTITGSTPSINEVRSHAATSSDTMLDDDYMSFLVKENTDTETKKSELDLYLKELVVMRQDSNFDILEWWKMRVSEGKYLILSTMARDILSIPISTVTLESAFSTGSRVVSKTRSSLTPDTVEALICT